From Paenibacillus sp. V4I7, one genomic window encodes:
- a CDS encoding glucuronate isomerase, whose translation MNMELNHGKDAFEERIMQLPVLDTHTHLVGDRLCASDFWEIAHYFWLFRELQAAGYPANAMELPEDIRIAAFLEAYHGSRNTMMNVVLTQIFKNLYGIVISDAASVLEADAAVKQSAQNVTWAQEVADRMNVSRFVVNMPEHAEFQGMRENAILIPRIDGKLGGWVKEVELSHNPAEVFAQAREKLTQLLDTYKEAGYVGIMTTLPSYEARANRKVVIGQGSTKDEILMMLLHELGAAAEQRGLLIQLFLGVERSWCGTATPVNDPARILKLSALFEAYACTFELVVASELNNLDIVQAAWNFPNVHVGGHWWFNFRTSTYRDSMQYRLEALPAIKSSLIVSDARCMEWSYGKILLVKRIVSDFLWGQIEAGWIDQDTALFVAENWLYGSAAKRYGIAH comes from the coding sequence ATGAATATGGAGTTGAATCACGGTAAGGATGCGTTTGAGGAACGTATCATGCAGCTGCCTGTTTTGGATACGCACACCCACCTTGTGGGGGATCGTCTTTGTGCTAGCGACTTCTGGGAGATTGCGCATTATTTCTGGTTGTTTCGCGAGCTGCAGGCTGCGGGCTATCCGGCGAATGCCATGGAGCTCCCGGAGGACATACGAATCGCTGCCTTTTTGGAAGCTTACCATGGATCAAGAAACACGATGATGAATGTGGTGTTGACGCAAATTTTCAAAAATCTATACGGCATTGTTATAAGCGACGCTGCCTCCGTATTGGAAGCAGACGCTGCTGTCAAACAGTCTGCGCAAAACGTTACGTGGGCGCAAGAAGTAGCGGATCGAATGAACGTTAGCAGATTCGTCGTGAATATGCCCGAGCATGCGGAGTTCCAAGGCATGCGAGAGAACGCCATACTGATCCCGCGAATTGACGGAAAATTGGGCGGTTGGGTCAAAGAAGTTGAATTGTCGCATAACCCGGCTGAGGTATTCGCTCAAGCGCGTGAGAAGCTTACGCAACTACTCGACACCTACAAGGAAGCCGGTTACGTGGGCATCATGACGACATTGCCAAGCTATGAAGCCAGAGCGAACCGCAAGGTTGTGATCGGGCAAGGCAGCACGAAGGATGAGATTTTAATGATGCTTCTGCACGAATTAGGTGCTGCAGCTGAGCAGAGGGGACTTCTCATTCAATTGTTTCTCGGTGTGGAACGTTCCTGGTGTGGAACAGCCACCCCGGTCAATGACCCGGCCCGTATCTTGAAGCTATCTGCTTTGTTTGAAGCCTATGCCTGTACCTTCGAACTTGTGGTGGCCTCGGAGCTTAACAATCTGGATATTGTGCAAGCAGCATGGAATTTTCCGAATGTTCATGTGGGCGGACATTGGTGGTTTAACTTTCGGACGAGCACGTACCGAGATAGTATGCAGTACCGGTTAGAAGCGCTTCCGGCAATCAAAAGCTCTCTCATCGTATCCGATGCCCGCTGTATGGAGTGGAGCTACGGCAAGATTTTGCTTGTCAAACGGATTGTGAGCGATTTCCTATGGGGTCAAATTGAAGCTGGCTGGATTGATCAGGACACGGCCTTGTTTGTAGCGGAGAATTGGCTGTACGGAAGTGCAGCAAAGCGCTATGGTATCGCTCATTGA
- a CDS encoding sugar ABC transporter permease, with the protein MASKIQPSDRTVYDFSSQSQKWAFVRKHWPIYVISLPGIIYFLLFKYIPLFGSIIAFQNYNIFKGIKGSKWVGLENFQRMFAYTDFLQILKNTILIGIYDMCFAFPVPIILALLINEVRVMMYKRIVQTVVYMPHFLSWVIVGGVVVGVLSPSTGIVNHLLALFGVEPIYFLGENTYIRPILIGSGVWKDSGWGTIIYLAAIAGINPDLYEAAQIDGASRIRQVFSITIPSILPTIVILFLLQIGNFLDFGFERVFVFLNPLNNENGEIIDTFVYRAGLVDRQYSYTTAIGLFKSVVGLMLIMISNTFSKKMTGEGLY; encoded by the coding sequence ATGGCCAGTAAAATACAGCCATCCGATCGAACGGTTTACGATTTCTCATCGCAGAGTCAGAAATGGGCTTTTGTGCGAAAACATTGGCCGATTTATGTGATCTCATTACCGGGAATTATTTATTTCTTACTTTTTAAATATATCCCGTTATTCGGTTCCATCATCGCGTTTCAAAACTACAACATTTTCAAAGGAATTAAAGGAAGTAAATGGGTGGGTTTAGAAAATTTCCAACGAATGTTCGCGTATACAGATTTCCTTCAGATTTTGAAAAATACGATATTAATCGGTATTTACGATATGTGCTTCGCGTTCCCGGTTCCGATCATTCTGGCTCTTCTCATCAATGAAGTGCGAGTGATGATGTATAAGCGGATTGTTCAAACCGTAGTCTATATGCCGCATTTCCTATCATGGGTCATCGTAGGCGGAGTTGTCGTAGGGGTATTATCGCCATCCACGGGGATCGTCAATCATTTGCTAGCTTTATTTGGTGTCGAGCCCATTTATTTCTTAGGGGAAAATACATACATTCGGCCCATTCTAATTGGTTCCGGGGTGTGGAAGGATAGCGGTTGGGGGACCATCATCTATTTGGCCGCCATTGCTGGCATCAATCCCGATTTGTATGAAGCAGCACAAATTGATGGAGCCAGCCGGATTCGTCAAGTGTTTTCCATCACGATTCCGAGTATTCTACCAACGATTGTTATTCTATTCCTTCTTCAAATTGGTAATTTTCTCGATTTCGGTTTCGAACGCGTCTTTGTATTTCTTAACCCGCTTAACAATGAGAATGGGGAGATTATTGATACGTTTGTGTACCGGGCAGGTCTCGTTGATAGGCAATATAGCTACACGACTGCCATCGGGTTGTTCAAGTCGGTTGTGGGTCTAATGTTAATCATGATCAGTAACACGTTTAGTAAAAAGATGACCGGGGAAGGTTTGTACTGA
- a CDS encoding carbohydrate ABC transporter permease, whose translation MIMTRGHKIFNVFNIILLGIIGLSMVLPLIHIIAQSLSNNAAINAGKVSLWPVGFTLGSYKLILQDPTIWIGFRNSVIITVFGTLINLFMTTTLAYPLSRPEYLFRKSILVMVLFTLIFSAPLIPNYLLVKQLGLLNTLWALMLPMAISAFNLFVMRSFFLNLPTELLDSARIDGCGEFRILWNIVLPLSKPAMATMGIMYAVGHWNRYAEAVFYIDHRNWIPLQVRLREIVFTDQMGQSDVSSELMLLLSPEGIKMAVIVVATIPILCVYPFLQKHFIQGMMVGSVKS comes from the coding sequence ATGATTATGACAAGAGGCCATAAAATTTTTAATGTATTCAATATCATTTTGTTAGGTATCATCGGATTGAGCATGGTGCTTCCCCTCATTCACATTATTGCGCAGTCATTAAGTAATAACGCTGCCATTAATGCAGGGAAAGTATCGTTGTGGCCAGTTGGCTTCACACTGGGAAGCTATAAACTTATTTTGCAGGACCCGACGATATGGATTGGGTTTCGAAATAGTGTCATTATTACGGTTTTTGGAACCTTGATCAACCTATTTATGACAACAACGCTAGCTTATCCTTTATCTAGACCTGAATATTTGTTCCGTAAATCCATACTGGTGATGGTGCTGTTTACCCTTATTTTCAGCGCACCGTTAATTCCAAACTATTTGTTGGTGAAACAGTTAGGACTTCTTAATACGCTTTGGGCTTTAATGCTTCCTATGGCGATTAGCGCTTTTAATTTATTCGTTATGCGTTCATTCTTCCTGAACCTACCGACGGAGCTGCTGGATTCGGCAAGAATTGACGGATGCGGAGAGTTTCGGATATTGTGGAATATTGTACTGCCTCTATCTAAACCTGCGATGGCTACGATGGGCATCATGTATGCGGTGGGTCATTGGAACCGTTATGCCGAGGCCGTGTTTTATATCGATCATCGAAACTGGATTCCGCTTCAAGTGCGGCTAAGAGAAATTGTATTTACAGATCAAATGGGGCAATCGGACGTTTCTTCGGAATTAATGCTATTACTATCACCGGAAGGGATTAAGATGGCGGTCATTGTCGTGGCTACGATCCCCATCCTTTGTGTATATCCGTTCCTGCAAAAGCACTTTATCCAAGGGATGATGGTAGGATCAGTGAAATCCTGA
- a CDS encoding extracellular solute-binding protein: MKKVTSVALVAVLSIGTLAGCSTGKTDQEQATPSSVTTAAKKAATKFSISYPTTTNTGYHTRVDINNDKWVKKLEELTNTDLTLRVTEVNKMGVLFASSDIPDVVGSLGTATDKAMSGSVEAGMFLPLDDLLKQNAPNLMKTVPKEAWDAVSYNGKIYGIPNWLENPSRRATFIRTDLLEKAGLQPPKTIDEFLNVLRKFKAMGVKYPYGARENLKYADTVLGAFDVLPYKEQFEVVNGQVVPKFFDVENMTKALNVIMIMFDEGLMAKEFATTTSTDWLKNIRSGDVGIWSSNLVSLNDFRTNIPNAVKDAKIDIITSPKGPDGKGGYLMYQPVIGAHYISKNVKPETAAEIVKYFDWMTSEEAFKFFTYGIEGDTYTVVDGKVKYKEPTNKEEQEEQDHRGTLHSSHESTVNRLKMQTDPNGPYILNAFDNILAKEGLSGIGFSPNLEADAKYPDAASPGSDAAPKIIMDHMIKMIYGKEPISDWPKVIEEYKTKGGNEIIKEATDRYNNKKGVLFLGKKQE, from the coding sequence TTGAAAAAAGTTACAAGTGTCGCGCTCGTCGCTGTATTGTCTATCGGTACTTTAGCGGGCTGTTCAACGGGAAAAACCGATCAGGAACAAGCAACGCCGTCATCAGTCACAACAGCGGCAAAAAAGGCAGCGACCAAGTTTTCTATTTCATATCCGACCACGACTAACACTGGATACCACACTCGAGTTGACATTAACAATGACAAATGGGTGAAGAAACTGGAGGAGCTGACGAATACCGATCTTACGCTTAGAGTAACGGAAGTAAACAAAATGGGCGTTTTGTTCGCGAGTAGTGACATTCCGGATGTGGTAGGCAGCTTGGGCACAGCAACAGATAAAGCGATGTCAGGTTCCGTAGAAGCAGGGATGTTCTTGCCACTGGATGACTTGCTGAAACAAAATGCCCCTAATTTGATGAAAACAGTACCAAAGGAAGCGTGGGACGCCGTATCCTATAATGGGAAGATTTATGGGATCCCCAACTGGTTAGAGAATCCTTCCAGACGTGCTACGTTTATTCGTACCGATCTGCTTGAAAAGGCAGGATTACAGCCACCTAAAACGATCGATGAATTCTTGAACGTACTCCGGAAGTTTAAGGCAATGGGCGTTAAATATCCATATGGGGCTCGCGAGAACCTGAAATATGCCGACACCGTTCTAGGAGCATTCGATGTGCTGCCTTATAAAGAACAATTTGAGGTTGTAAATGGTCAAGTTGTTCCGAAGTTTTTTGATGTGGAAAATATGACAAAAGCGCTTAATGTGATCATGATCATGTTTGATGAAGGTTTGATGGCCAAAGAGTTCGCGACGACAACTTCGACCGATTGGTTGAAAAATATCCGCTCCGGCGATGTTGGTATCTGGTCCTCCAACTTAGTCAGCTTGAATGATTTCCGGACGAACATTCCGAATGCGGTGAAAGATGCCAAGATTGATATTATCACTTCGCCGAAGGGACCGGATGGCAAAGGCGGTTATCTGATGTACCAGCCAGTGATTGGCGCTCATTACATCAGCAAAAATGTGAAGCCTGAAACGGCCGCTGAAATCGTTAAATATTTCGACTGGATGACGTCAGAGGAAGCATTCAAGTTCTTTACTTACGGTATCGAAGGCGATACGTATACGGTAGTTGACGGTAAAGTGAAGTATAAGGAACCGACCAACAAAGAAGAACAAGAGGAGCAGGATCACCGTGGTACACTGCACTCCTCCCATGAAAGTACGGTTAACCGTCTGAAAATGCAAACAGATCCTAACGGACCTTATATTTTGAATGCATTCGATAATATTTTAGCAAAAGAAGGTTTATCAGGTATTGGCTTTTCGCCTAATCTGGAGGCCGATGCCAAGTACCCAGATGCCGCTTCACCAGGTTCGGATGCTGCGCCGAAGATTATTATGGATCATATGATTAAAATGATTTACGGCAAGGAACCGATTTCCGACTGGCCAAAGGTCATTGAAGAGTATAAAACCAAAGGCGGCAATGAGATCATTAAAGAAGCGACGGACCGTTACAACAATAAAAAAGGCGTGCTTTTTTTGGGTAAGAAACAGGAATAG
- a CDS encoding extracellular solute-binding protein, which translates to MKKTISLTLAVMLTASALTACSSDGKVAGNASPQPSDNVKKAPVKFSMLYPTTVSTGYHTRVPDLNKDKWILKLEELTNTDLDVKVVEDAKFGVMFASNDIPDVVGSIGGPGSKSMSGSVENGVFMPLDELLKQNGPNLLKAVPKAAWDSVSYEGKIYAVPEFLSNPSRRSTYIRTDLLEKAGLQAPKTVDEFLNVLRAFKKMGVENPYQMRENFKYADVILGAFDVLPYKDQFELVNGQVVPKFFDVENVQKALTTYKMMYDEGLIPKEFATITSTDFTKSIESGKAGIWSQNASGLPGYRTKAQQAVPGAKIDIIASPKGPEGKGGYFYYAPVIRSFFINKNVKPETAAGIIKMFDWMVSPEAETFFTFGVEGDTYTKDSSGKITYKFPTTKEETDEEGFRSGTMWAVHDSTYNKPRLLLNEDGKATLKAFDEVLSKEGLSGIGFYPDLSSFAKFPDLAAPQPDVGPKIIIDHMIKMIYGKEPISDWPKVIEEYKAKGGNEIIKEATDRWNKKQGAIMLDINK; encoded by the coding sequence ATGAAAAAAACAATCAGTCTTACCCTGGCTGTCATGCTGACAGCATCTGCTTTAACCGCATGTTCTTCGGATGGAAAGGTTGCGGGAAATGCTTCACCACAGCCATCAGATAACGTGAAGAAAGCACCAGTTAAATTCTCGATGCTTTATCCAACGACAGTCAGTACGGGATACCATACCCGAGTGCCTGATTTGAACAAGGATAAATGGATCTTGAAGCTAGAGGAGTTAACGAATACGGATTTGGACGTTAAGGTCGTGGAGGATGCCAAATTCGGCGTTATGTTCGCTAGTAACGATATTCCCGACGTTGTTGGCAGTATCGGTGGTCCTGGCAGTAAGTCGATGTCCGGTTCTGTAGAGAACGGTGTTTTCATGCCGCTGGATGAACTTTTGAAGCAGAATGGGCCGAATTTGTTAAAAGCGGTACCCAAAGCAGCTTGGGATAGTGTTTCGTATGAAGGGAAGATTTATGCCGTTCCTGAATTTTTGAGCAATCCATCCCGACGTTCCACGTACATTCGTACGGATTTACTGGAGAAGGCCGGGCTTCAGGCTCCTAAAACCGTAGACGAATTTTTGAATGTGCTGCGGGCATTTAAGAAGATGGGTGTAGAGAATCCATATCAAATGAGGGAAAACTTCAAGTATGCGGACGTTATTCTAGGAGCTTTCGATGTTTTGCCTTATAAGGATCAATTTGAGCTTGTAAATGGTCAAGTAGTCCCGAAGTTTTTCGATGTAGAAAATGTTCAAAAGGCACTCACCACATACAAAATGATGTATGACGAAGGTTTGATTCCAAAGGAATTCGCAACCATCACTTCTACCGATTTTACGAAAAGCATTGAGTCGGGCAAAGCGGGAATCTGGTCGCAAAATGCTTCCGGATTACCAGGTTACCGTACGAAGGCCCAACAAGCTGTCCCAGGAGCAAAAATTGATATTATTGCTTCGCCAAAAGGCCCGGAAGGAAAAGGCGGATATTTCTATTATGCCCCTGTCATTCGTTCCTTCTTTATTAATAAAAATGTGAAGCCAGAAACAGCGGCGGGAATTATTAAAATGTTTGATTGGATGGTTTCGCCGGAAGCCGAAACCTTCTTCACCTTCGGGGTTGAAGGCGATACCTACACCAAAGACAGCAGCGGCAAAATTACTTATAAATTCCCGACGACGAAGGAAGAAACAGATGAAGAAGGGTTCCGCAGCGGAACGATGTGGGCGGTGCATGACTCCACTTACAATAAACCAAGACTTCTGCTGAACGAAGATGGAAAAGCGACCTTGAAAGCATTCGATGAGGTTCTATCGAAGGAAGGGCTGTCCGGTATCGGATTTTATCCAGATTTGAGCAGCTTCGCTAAGTTCCCGGATCTTGCTGCTCCTCAGCCTGACGTAGGCCCGAAAATTATTATCGATCACATGATTAAAATGATTTACGGCAAAGAACCAATCTCCGATTGGCCGAAGGTGATCGAAGAGTATAAAGCCAAAGGCGGCAATGAAATTATTAAAGAAGCGACCGATCGCTGGAACAAGAAGCAAGGCGCGATTATGCTCGATATTAATAAATAA
- a CDS encoding glycoside hydrolase family protein — protein MESIVERMLPAPREGGFRMEGYWVWCGSVIRGEDERYHMFASRWPKSLPMHPGWLVASEIVRAVSDNPEGPYTFQEVVLPARGAQYWDGRSTHNPHITKFGDKYLLYYMGSTHPLPDVVAGDGFGLEDPRCIVARSNKRVGLAMSNSVFGPWERSENPILPVRPKRFDSYLTSNPAPCIQGDGSVLLVYKARQYEGNLHGKMTIGAAAADSYQGPYRVLTEEPIFPPNQFHIEDPFIWKTTEGYELLAKDMEGTLCGERHGGIHAVSPDGLKWQLSETPKAYSRTVLWDDGTEQTMGNLERPFLLFHEGKPTHLFAAVADGPGGFLGAANTWNMVIPLRP, from the coding sequence ATGGAAAGTATCGTAGAACGTATGCTGCCTGCGCCTCGCGAAGGCGGATTTCGGATGGAAGGTTATTGGGTATGGTGCGGTTCAGTTATTCGGGGAGAGGATGAACGCTATCATATGTTTGCTTCTCGTTGGCCCAAGTCGCTGCCCATGCATCCTGGATGGCTGGTTGCTTCGGAAATTGTGCGAGCGGTTTCGGATAACCCGGAAGGGCCATATACCTTTCAAGAGGTCGTTCTGCCCGCCAGAGGAGCCCAGTATTGGGACGGGCGCAGTACGCATAATCCACATATCACCAAATTCGGAGATAAGTATCTTCTCTACTATATGGGTTCTACGCACCCGCTACCTGATGTGGTCGCCGGTGATGGATTCGGGTTGGAAGACCCGCGATGCATCGTAGCACGTTCTAATAAACGAGTGGGTCTTGCTATGTCGAACAGTGTTTTTGGGCCTTGGGAAAGAAGCGAGAACCCGATACTCCCTGTGCGACCAAAGCGGTTTGATAGCTACTTGACCTCCAATCCGGCACCTTGCATACAGGGAGACGGTTCCGTGCTGCTTGTCTACAAAGCCCGTCAATATGAAGGTAATCTTCATGGGAAAATGACGATCGGGGCAGCCGCAGCAGATAGCTATCAAGGACCTTATCGCGTATTAACAGAGGAGCCCATTTTTCCGCCGAATCAATTTCATATCGAGGACCCTTTCATTTGGAAGACGACGGAAGGGTATGAGCTGTTAGCCAAGGATATGGAGGGGACGCTTTGCGGGGAAAGGCATGGAGGCATTCATGCTGTTTCTCCGGACGGGCTGAAATGGCAATTATCTGAGACGCCAAAGGCTTACTCACGAACGGTTCTTTGGGACGATGGAACGGAGCAGACGATGGGTAATCTGGAACGTCCTTTTCTGTTATTTCATGAGGGGAAACCGACGCACCTGTTCGCTGCAGTTGCCGATGGACCCGGGGGATTTCTGGGCGCAGCGAACACTTGGAATATGGTTATTCCATTGAGGCCTTAG
- a CDS encoding Gfo/Idh/MocA family protein → MKAVLVGLGSAGFSWYKRLRDKGLLAAVVEVDMAMKEKMKDDPFPFYTSLEEALQNEEADFLVNVTSPMMHTRVNHAAFDRKLAVLCEKPISFDYEESIEVVARAVREHIPFMIAENYRRMPYIRKMKQLLDEGAIGTLSSLDIQFYRYHHVQRKYTVSILDDIGVHHLDMLRYLTGREGKSVQAKLYNPIGAWEEEGAIINAYAFLEMDNGITAAYHASIAARGTETPWSGNWRIEGTKGALEVIDKEIRLIRDGEVLLVEDLSGVDETDTLAEFLASLQEGREAETSGRDYLKTQALVHYTKLASESGQTKAIEVPTL, encoded by the coding sequence ATGAAAGCTGTACTGGTTGGTTTGGGATCTGCAGGGTTCAGTTGGTATAAACGTCTAAGAGATAAAGGATTACTAGCAGCCGTTGTTGAGGTTGATATGGCCATGAAAGAGAAGATGAAGGATGATCCGTTCCCTTTCTACACGTCATTAGAAGAAGCTTTGCAAAACGAAGAGGCGGATTTTCTTGTCAATGTGACATCGCCGATGATGCACACAAGGGTGAATCATGCGGCATTTGACCGTAAGTTAGCTGTTTTGTGTGAAAAACCGATTTCCTTTGATTATGAGGAATCCATTGAGGTCGTGGCACGAGCTGTTCGGGAACACATCCCTTTTATGATCGCAGAAAATTACCGCAGGATGCCTTATATTCGTAAAATGAAACAGCTATTGGATGAGGGTGCAATTGGCACTCTTTCCTCGCTGGATATACAGTTCTACAGGTACCACCATGTGCAGCGGAAATATACCGTTAGTATCCTGGATGACATTGGTGTACATCACTTGGATATGCTCCGATATTTAACCGGAAGAGAAGGGAAATCGGTGCAGGCCAAGCTGTACAATCCAATTGGCGCCTGGGAAGAGGAAGGGGCGATCATCAATGCTTATGCCTTCCTTGAAATGGATAATGGCATCACAGCTGCCTACCATGCATCCATCGCTGCAAGAGGGACAGAGACGCCGTGGAGCGGTAATTGGAGAATAGAAGGAACCAAAGGGGCTTTGGAAGTAATCGATAAGGAAATCCGCCTAATTCGGGACGGAGAGGTCTTGCTCGTCGAAGATCTGAGTGGAGTAGATGAAACAGATACACTGGCTGAGTTTTTGGCATCGCTTCAAGAGGGGCGAGAAGCGGAGACAAGCGGTAGGGACTATTTGAAAACCCAAGCCCTTGTTCATTACACGAAGCTAGCAAGCGAATCCGGTCAGACAAAGGCCATTGAGGTTCCAACTCTATAG